The genomic DNA GAAACGCCGCGCCGCACTTTTGTTTGATCGGTCCACAAAGCTTCACGTAGGAGGCATGGCAATGGCTGCAAACCCGGCAGTCCCGGAAGCCCAACTGACTCTTCAGACCACGAAGAATCCCACCGAGAACGTGATTCGCTGCACCGGTCGGATTACTTCCGCCACCAGTGAACAGCTGCAAACCGCAGTTCGCGATCTGATTCCTGAGAAGAAACGTATCGTGCTCGAC from Terriglobales bacterium includes the following:
- a CDS encoding STAS domain-containing protein: MAANPAVPEAQLTLQTTKNPTENVIRCTGRITSATSEQLQTAVRDLIPEKKRIVLDLTSASYVDSSGLGTLVGLYVSCKKNGAPLKLVNLTPRLKDLFTMTN